A single region of the Nicotiana sylvestris chromosome 6, ASM39365v2, whole genome shotgun sequence genome encodes:
- the LOC104212565 gene encoding uncharacterized protein isoform X1, with the protein MRLVYRIYPENSITHRPRYDNFLTAAISYGGDAANLQLQKVDLIDMELKADGSDGSLVLIKQGAEARVFESTFVGRRCIVKERFSKKYRHPTLDSKLTTKRLNAEARCMTKARRLGVTTPVLYAVDPVTHTLTFEYVEGPSVKDIFLGFGLVGVDEEQMTDIATQIGNAIGKLHDGGLVHGDLTTSNMLMRSAANQLVLIDFGLSFTSTLPEDKAVDLYVLERALLSMHSSCGNVMDQILAGYKKSSKQWSSTFNKLAQVRQRGRKRTMVG; encoded by the exons ATGCGACTTGTATATCGCATATATCCAGAAAATTCTATAACTCACCGTCCGAGATACGACAATTTTCTCACAGCAGCTATCTCTTACGGCGGCGACGCTGCTAATCTTCAACTGCAAAAAG TTGATCTCATAGATATGGAACTCAAGGCAGACGGAAGTGACGGATCCTTGGTTTTAATCAAGCAAGGAGCTGAGGCT AGGGTATTTGAGTCAACATTTGTGGGTAGGAGGTGTATTGTCAAGGAACGGTTTTCAAAGAAATACAGGCATCCGACTTTGGATTCAAAGCTCACTACTAAACGGTTGAATGCG GAGGCAAGGTGCATGACAAAAGCTAGACGGCTTGGTGTTACTACTCCAGTGCTTTATGCTGTTGACCCTGTTACGCATACTCTCACCTTTGAATATGTTGAAGGTCCTTCTGTGAAAGATATATTCCTTGGCTTTGGATTAGTTGGTGTGGACGAAGAGCAGATGACTGATATTGCAACACAGATTGGTAATGCTATTGGCAAATTACATGATGGTGGCCTAGTCCATGGCGATTTGACAACATCAAACATGTTAATGAGGAGTGCTGCCAATCAGCTG GTGCTGATTGACTTTGGTCTAAGCTTTACTTCAACACTTCCAGAAGATAAAGCAGTTGATTTATATGTACTTGAACGTGCTTTGCTCTCTATGCACTCTTCTTGCGGGAATGTG ATGGACCAGATACTTGCTGGATACAAGAAATCCTCAAAGCAGTGGTCGTCAACCTTTAACAAGCTAGCCCAAG TGAGGCAAAGAGGCCGAAAGCGCACAATGGTTGGTTGA
- the LOC104212565 gene encoding uncharacterized protein isoform X2 — MELKADGSDGSLVLIKQGAEARVFESTFVGRRCIVKERFSKKYRHPTLDSKLTTKRLNAEARCMTKARRLGVTTPVLYAVDPVTHTLTFEYVEGPSVKDIFLGFGLVGVDEEQMTDIATQIGNAIGKLHDGGLVHGDLTTSNMLMRSAANQLVLIDFGLSFTSTLPEDKAVDLYVLERALLSMHSSCGNVMDQILAGYKKSSKQWSSTFNKLAQVRQRGRKRTMVG; from the exons ATGGAACTCAAGGCAGACGGAAGTGACGGATCCTTGGTTTTAATCAAGCAAGGAGCTGAGGCT AGGGTATTTGAGTCAACATTTGTGGGTAGGAGGTGTATTGTCAAGGAACGGTTTTCAAAGAAATACAGGCATCCGACTTTGGATTCAAAGCTCACTACTAAACGGTTGAATGCG GAGGCAAGGTGCATGACAAAAGCTAGACGGCTTGGTGTTACTACTCCAGTGCTTTATGCTGTTGACCCTGTTACGCATACTCTCACCTTTGAATATGTTGAAGGTCCTTCTGTGAAAGATATATTCCTTGGCTTTGGATTAGTTGGTGTGGACGAAGAGCAGATGACTGATATTGCAACACAGATTGGTAATGCTATTGGCAAATTACATGATGGTGGCCTAGTCCATGGCGATTTGACAACATCAAACATGTTAATGAGGAGTGCTGCCAATCAGCTG GTGCTGATTGACTTTGGTCTAAGCTTTACTTCAACACTTCCAGAAGATAAAGCAGTTGATTTATATGTACTTGAACGTGCTTTGCTCTCTATGCACTCTTCTTGCGGGAATGTG ATGGACCAGATACTTGCTGGATACAAGAAATCCTCAAAGCAGTGGTCGTCAACCTTTAACAAGCTAGCCCAAG TGAGGCAAAGAGGCCGAAAGCGCACAATGGTTGGTTGA